In one Clostridia bacterium genomic region, the following are encoded:
- a CDS encoding glycosyltransferase, producing the protein MKRSVLYISYPMLPVSDASCGGAEQMLWSLEREMNARGWRTSVAACDGSSVSGELLATGYAPKHHDAFEERAADHAGKVINFLSGENGFDLVHDKSGHFWQHAAKINRPVLVTLHLPRSFYPESLFRSLASNVFFNCVSSSQACEFRDLPGMVGVVSNGIAVERFPLTPGKQNYLLWLGRICPEKAPHIAIEVAQRARVPLVIAGQVYPFSYHQQYFERKIKPRIENADSPVRYVESPSFEEKVELLRHARALLISTQAHETSSLVAMEAMACGTPVVAFGHGALSEIVDHGVTGYAVRSKEDMLAALDDLDCIWPEACRARVEEHFTSSRMAGQYEAIYEQVCADSEKGVLQQR; encoded by the coding sequence ATGAAACGCTCCGTTCTATATATCTCGTATCCCATGTTGCCCGTGAGCGACGCCAGTTGTGGCGGTGCCGAGCAGATGCTGTGGTCGCTGGAGCGCGAGATGAACGCTCGCGGCTGGCGAACGAGCGTTGCAGCGTGCGATGGTTCAAGCGTCAGCGGCGAACTCCTCGCGACCGGATACGCGCCGAAGCACCACGATGCATTTGAGGAGCGCGCGGCCGACCACGCCGGCAAGGTTATCAACTTCCTCTCCGGCGAAAACGGATTCGACCTTGTTCATGACAAGAGCGGCCACTTCTGGCAGCACGCCGCAAAGATAAATCGGCCCGTGCTTGTGACCCTCCACCTGCCGCGCAGCTTCTATCCGGAAAGTCTGTTCCGCTCCTTGGCTTCAAACGTGTTTTTCAACTGCGTTTCCAGTTCGCAAGCTTGCGAATTCCGGGACCTGCCAGGCATGGTTGGCGTGGTGTCCAACGGTATTGCTGTCGAGCGGTTTCCTCTGACGCCAGGGAAGCAGAACTACCTGCTCTGGCTGGGCCGTATCTGTCCCGAGAAAGCGCCGCACATCGCAATCGAGGTGGCGCAACGCGCGCGGGTGCCGTTGGTCATCGCCGGGCAGGTATATCCCTTCTCTTACCACCAGCAGTACTTCGAGCGCAAGATCAAGCCCCGCATCGAGAACGCGGACAGCCCTGTTCGCTACGTGGAGTCGCCCAGCTTCGAAGAGAAAGTTGAACTGCTGCGACACGCGAGGGCACTGCTGATCTCAACGCAAGCGCACGAAACGAGTTCGCTCGTCGCCATGGAGGCCATGGCGTGTGGCACGCCAGTTGTGGCGTTCGGACACGGCGCTCTGTCTGAAATCGTTGACCACGGCGTGACCGGGTACGCTGTCCGCAGCAAGGAAGATATGCTCGCTGCGCTCGATGACCTGGACTGCATCTGGCCAGAGGCTTGCCGCGCGCGAGTGGAGGAACACTTCACTTCGAGTCGCATGGCCGGCCAGTACGAGGCGATCTACGAACAGGTGTGTGCCGACTCGGAAAAGGGTGTATTACAGCAGCGTTGA
- a CDS encoding MFS transporter: MAEAYMPSQRPQPSRMYRWLVLIFISLAMFGNYYVYDSIAPIADLLKSQLGFSDVMIGRLYSVYSYAAVATLLLGGVIIDRFGTKKAVMLFGAVCTVAGVLTAISPNFYVMLAGRLLLGLGAESLIVAVTTALAKWFKGKELSFAFGINLTVARLGSVAADNSPTWAGRWYSNWHDPLWVSAVIGGFCLLGAIVYWMLESNAERKYTLGEAGSTDKLVWRDLLRFNRSFWYVVALCVTFYSAILPFRAFAIKFFQEGHGLSREAAGGLNSLLPLSAMIATPLFGLLVDRIGHRALFMAVGSLLLTPVFVMMIPALHLSLYLPIAFVGIAYSMIPAIMWPSVAYIVDERKLGTAYALMTLVQQLGVAGMNEAIGRANDVYGAGAANPSGYNPMLYTLSTLGFLGLLFSFLLWKTEKGPSAHGLETITAGAASK, from the coding sequence ATGGCCGAAGCTTACATGCCGAGCCAGCGTCCACAGCCCAGCAGAATGTATCGCTGGCTGGTGCTGATCTTTATCAGCCTTGCGATGTTTGGCAACTACTACGTTTACGACAGCATTGCGCCAATTGCCGACTTGCTGAAGTCGCAGTTGGGCTTCAGCGACGTGATGATTGGCAGGCTGTACTCCGTGTACAGCTACGCAGCGGTCGCAACCTTGCTGCTGGGCGGCGTCATCATCGACCGATTCGGCACGAAAAAGGCCGTCATGCTGTTCGGCGCGGTCTGCACCGTTGCCGGCGTCTTGACGGCGATTTCGCCTAACTTCTACGTGATGCTGGCTGGACGGCTTCTGCTGGGATTAGGCGCCGAATCGTTGATTGTGGCGGTCACGACGGCGCTGGCGAAGTGGTTCAAGGGCAAGGAGCTGAGCTTCGCCTTCGGCATCAACCTGACCGTGGCGCGGCTGGGATCGGTTGCGGCAGACAATTCTCCAACCTGGGCGGGACGCTGGTATAGCAACTGGCATGATCCGCTATGGGTCTCTGCCGTTATCGGCGGCTTCTGCCTCCTGGGGGCAATTGTCTACTGGATGCTGGAGAGTAACGCCGAGCGCAAATACACGCTTGGTGAAGCGGGGTCCACTGACAAGCTGGTTTGGCGCGACTTGCTTCGCTTCAATCGCTCGTTCTGGTACGTGGTGGCCTTGTGCGTCACTTTCTACTCCGCCATCCTGCCATTCCGCGCATTCGCCATCAAGTTCTTCCAGGAAGGACATGGATTGTCGCGCGAAGCTGCCGGCGGGCTGAACAGCCTGCTGCCGCTTTCGGCGATGATCGCCACGCCGCTGTTCGGTTTGCTGGTGGATCGGATCGGACATCGCGCCCTGTTCATGGCCGTGGGCTCCCTGCTGCTGACCCCGGTCTTCGTGATGATGATTCCTGCGCTCCACTTGAGTCTCTATCTCCCGATTGCGTTCGTTGGAATTGCGTACTCGATGATCCCTGCCATCATGTGGCCATCGGTGGCATACATCGTGGACGAGCGCAAACTGGGGACGGCATATGCACTGATGACTCTGGTACAGCAGCTTGGCGTGGCGGGCATGAACGAAGCGATTGGCAGAGCGAACGACGTGTACGGAGCGGGCGCCGCCAATCCCTCCGGCTATAACCCAATGCTTTACACGCTATCGACGCTCGGCTTCTTAGGGCTCCTGTTCTCGTTCCTGCTCTGGAAGACCGAAAAGGGTCCGAGCGCGCACGGACTTGAGACCATTACGGCCGGTGCGGCATCTAAGTAG
- the dapA gene encoding 4-hydroxy-tetrahydrodipicolinate synthase — protein sequence MRLRGCGTAIVTPFKNDGSIDETALRNLVAWQVESGIDFLVPCGTTGETPTLTREEWLRVIEVTIEVVAGRVPILAGATSNATREAVERAQTVARIRGVDAILTASPYYNKPTQEGQYQHFKAISEAVDKPLVLYNVPGRTAANIEPATLARLAELKNVAAVKEASGNISQIADVFNAVPEGFLVFSGDDAITLPVIALGGVGIISVASNEIPKEMAEMTRAALANDWTTARRLHRRYLALMQANFIESNPMPVKAVLAMMGRIEENYRLPMLPMRKETRAKLEKIAAEAGLIRSSSTAQ from the coding sequence ATGAGACTGCGTGGATGCGGCACCGCAATCGTTACGCCGTTCAAGAACGATGGCTCGATTGACGAAACAGCGCTGCGTAATCTGGTTGCGTGGCAGGTTGAGTCCGGCATCGACTTCCTCGTGCCCTGCGGCACTACGGGCGAAACGCCGACGCTCACGCGAGAAGAGTGGCTGCGCGTCATCGAGGTGACAATCGAGGTAGTCGCCGGGCGCGTGCCGATCCTCGCCGGAGCCACGTCCAATGCGACCCGCGAAGCGGTGGAGCGCGCACAAACCGTCGCGCGCATCAGGGGCGTGGATGCCATCCTGACCGCCTCGCCGTATTACAACAAGCCCACGCAGGAAGGCCAGTACCAGCATTTCAAAGCCATCTCGGAAGCAGTCGACAAGCCGCTCGTTCTCTACAACGTCCCAGGACGCACGGCGGCAAACATCGAGCCTGCCACGCTGGCGCGTCTGGCAGAGTTGAAAAACGTTGCCGCAGTGAAGGAAGCCAGCGGCAACATCTCGCAGATCGCCGATGTGTTCAACGCTGTTCCTGAGGGATTCCTCGTCTTCTCGGGAGATGACGCCATCACGCTTCCGGTAATTGCGCTTGGGGGCGTCGGAATCATCTCCGTTGCGTCGAACGAGATTCCGAAGGAAATGGCCGAGATGACTCGCGCCGCGCTTGCGAACGATTGGACGACGGCGCGCCGCCTGCACCGCAGATATCTGGCGCTGATGCAGGCCAACTTCATCGAGTCGAACCCGATGCCGGTGAAAGCCGTGCTCGCCATGATGGGACGCATCGAGGAGAACTACCGCCTGCCCATGTTGCCAATGCGCAAGGAGACTCGCGCGAAGCTCGAAAAGATTGCCGCCGAAGCGGGGCTCATCAGGAGCAGCAGCACGGCGCAATAG
- the asd gene encoding aspartate-semialdehyde dehydrogenase, translating to MQKKISVGILGATGMVGQRFIQLLENHPWFEVAWLAASERSSEKPYAEAARWKMRTAIPARIAGMKLSPAAPDHAPKVIFAALDADIARDLEPQFAEAGCAVISNSSAFRMHENVPLVIPEVNADHLKLIDKQTWRKQSGGYIVTNPNCSAIGLVLALAPLHKTFGIEKIFVTTMQAVSGAGYPGVASLDILGNVIPFIKSEEEKMEAETRKLLGKLHGAAVEQASFGMTAHCNRVAVEDGHTESVSIEFKRKATADSMIAAWNDFRAVPQELKLPHAPAQPIFYDVRPDRPQPRFDAERGNGMSASVGRLRPCGLLDWKFTVLSHNTIRGAAGAAILNAELLKAQGYFS from the coding sequence ATGCAAAAAAAGATTTCTGTCGGCATTCTTGGCGCTACCGGTATGGTGGGCCAGCGCTTTATTCAGCTTCTCGAAAATCACCCTTGGTTTGAGGTGGCGTGGCTTGCCGCCTCGGAACGCTCGTCAGAAAAGCCCTACGCCGAAGCCGCCCGCTGGAAGATGCGCACGGCAATCCCTGCGCGCATTGCCGGAATGAAGCTCTCGCCGGCCGCGCCGGACCACGCGCCGAAGGTGATCTTCGCCGCGCTCGACGCAGATATCGCTCGTGATCTTGAGCCGCAATTCGCCGAAGCCGGTTGCGCCGTCATCTCGAACTCCAGCGCTTTCCGCATGCACGAGAACGTTCCGCTGGTCATTCCCGAGGTAAACGCCGATCACCTGAAACTGATCGACAAACAGACCTGGCGCAAACAGTCCGGCGGGTACATCGTGACGAACCCGAACTGCTCCGCCATCGGACTGGTACTCGCGCTCGCACCGCTGCATAAAACGTTCGGCATAGAAAAAATTTTTGTCACAACCATGCAGGCCGTGAGCGGCGCAGGATACCCGGGCGTCGCTTCACTGGACATCCTCGGCAATGTCATTCCGTTCATCAAGAGCGAAGAAGAGAAGATGGAAGCCGAGACGCGCAAGTTGCTCGGCAAACTGCACGGTGCTGCCGTTGAACAGGCGTCGTTTGGAATGACTGCGCACTGCAACCGCGTTGCCGTAGAAGACGGCCACACCGAATCTGTCTCGATTGAATTCAAGAGAAAGGCGACAGCCGATAGCATGATCGCAGCGTGGAATGACTTCCGAGCCGTTCCACAGGAGCTGAAACTGCCACACGCGCCGGCGCAGCCGATCTTCTACGATGTTCGTCCGGATCGTCCGCAGCCGCGCTTCGACGCGGAACGCGGCAATGGCATGAGCGCCAGCGTTGGACGCCTGCGTCCGTGCGGCTTGCTCGACTGGAAGTTCACCGTGCTGTCGCATAACACGATTCGCGGGGCCGCCGGAGCAGCCATCCTGAACGCTGAGTTGCTCAAGGCGCAAGGATACTTCAGCTAA
- a CDS encoding sigma-70 family RNA polymerase sigma factor has product MTQAKKILASGISEAEAIERAKQGDAESFEALYGLHKRRVYSLCLRMTGNTAEAEDLTQEAFLQLYRKIATFRGESAFSTWLHRLAVNVVLMHLRKKGLPEVSLEETMEPQQEDGPKKDIGARDNVLAGSIDRVNLERAIESLPPGYRIIFVLHDIEGYEHNEIAEMMGCSIGNSKSQLHKARMKLRDLLKTSRAEKALRR; this is encoded by the coding sequence TTGACACAAGCGAAGAAAATTCTGGCTTCCGGTATCTCTGAAGCGGAGGCGATCGAGAGAGCCAAGCAAGGAGACGCCGAATCGTTTGAGGCGCTGTATGGCCTGCACAAACGGCGTGTGTACTCACTCTGTCTCCGAATGACCGGGAACACTGCTGAGGCGGAAGACCTTACGCAGGAAGCATTTCTCCAGCTCTACCGGAAGATCGCGACCTTCCGGGGCGAATCCGCCTTTTCGACGTGGCTGCACAGATTGGCAGTAAACGTAGTACTGATGCACCTGCGCAAAAAAGGCCTTCCTGAGGTTTCGCTGGAAGAAACCATGGAGCCGCAGCAGGAAGATGGTCCGAAAAAGGACATTGGAGCGCGCGATAACGTCCTTGCCGGATCGATCGACCGCGTAAATCTTGAACGCGCGATTGAGAGCCTGCCCCCCGGCTATCGCATCATATTTGTGCTTCATGATATTGAGGGTTACGAGCACAACGAGATTGCCGAGATGATGGGCTGCTCCATCGGAAACAGCAAATCTCAATTACACAAAGCGCGCATGAAGTTGAGGGACCTCCTGAAGACCAGCAGAGCCGAAAAGGCCTTGAGGCGGTAA
- a CDS encoding AI-2E family transporter: MATQHRSDILFTFFVAILLAAAWHVRSVLLLIYIAGLFAVVVGPGIKFVQRMHVGRWRPGRGVATLSLLAAGFGVLTLFFVFAIPPIFRDIQAFSTDLPGKVSRVVERVQHLPFAQGVDPSSLQGYVANALGGVLGVFKGVAGGVAGFFSWLVLTAYFIIGGERAFHWTLSLFPQELRPKLEYTAVVAERRVSRWLLGQLTLMLILGTSSMIVFWVLGVKYFYALGVFAGITNIVPIVGPVISAVLAATVAAFDSWTKAAVVVIFYLIYQQVENAYLTPRIMKSTVDLPALAVVIALAIGGTLAGILGALVAVPTAALIAVILDEYVVKSDTAATAPHGR, translated from the coding sequence ATGGCCACTCAACACCGCTCAGATATCCTGTTCACATTTTTCGTAGCTATCCTGCTCGCGGCCGCATGGCACGTTCGCAGCGTGCTGCTACTCATCTACATTGCGGGATTGTTCGCCGTCGTTGTCGGACCTGGCATCAAATTCGTCCAACGCATGCACGTTGGCCGCTGGCGTCCAGGGCGAGGAGTGGCCACACTGTCCCTGCTCGCTGCTGGTTTCGGGGTGCTGACGCTTTTCTTCGTCTTCGCCATTCCACCCATCTTCCGTGACATTCAGGCATTCTCCACTGATCTGCCTGGCAAGGTGTCACGCGTCGTTGAACGCGTGCAGCACTTGCCGTTCGCGCAGGGAGTTGATCCGTCGTCGCTGCAGGGCTATGTTGCGAATGCCCTTGGCGGGGTCCTTGGCGTGTTCAAGGGCGTGGCGGGAGGTGTAGCCGGATTCTTTAGCTGGCTGGTCCTGACCGCCTACTTCATCATCGGCGGTGAGCGCGCGTTTCATTGGACCCTGTCGCTGTTTCCGCAGGAACTACGCCCGAAGCTTGAGTACACTGCCGTTGTCGCAGAGCGCCGCGTAAGCAGGTGGCTGCTGGGACAGCTCACGCTCATGCTCATCCTCGGCACTTCTTCGATGATCGTTTTCTGGGTCCTGGGAGTGAAATACTTCTATGCGCTCGGCGTCTTTGCAGGAATCACAAATATCGTTCCTATTGTTGGGCCGGTAATCTCTGCGGTGCTGGCGGCGACCGTCGCCGCATTCGATTCGTGGACGAAAGCCGCCGTCGTAGTGATCTTTTACTTGATATACCAGCAGGTCGAGAACGCGTACCTGACGCCGCGCATCATGAAATCCACGGTCGATCTACCCGCGCTTGCGGTGGTGATCGCACTGGCGATTGGCGGCACGCTGGCTGGCATTCTAGGCGCACTAGTGGCGGTGCCTACGGCGGCCCTGATCGCGGTGATCCTGGATGAGTACGTGGTCAAAAGCGATACCGCCGCAACCGCGCCACACGGCAGATGA
- the galT gene encoding galactose-1-phosphate uridylyltransferase, with translation MPELRQNRFTKEWVIIATERAKRPEEMAILHEVKPLPSYVAACPFCPGNERLAPPEVCHMDGPDGAWQLRVIPNKFAALAREGEPRRVISRSHRTMNGVGIHDVIVEARDHNANTAFLSDEHVANILRCYRERYLQVSQDLRVTHVTIFKNHGLAAGTSLEHPHSQLIATPVISHQVRNRIYEALRHYDEFGECIFCEVLNEELEEETRVVVATEHFVALEQFASPTPFATHIYPRRHMASFGAINDLEVTDLGRVLRTVLAKLYVGLQNPDYNYTIRSAPAENVGVKYYHWYLSIIPRLTRVAGFELGSGMFINTVLPEAAAEFLRNLPIVHR, from the coding sequence ATGCCGGAACTACGCCAGAACCGGTTCACGAAGGAATGGGTAATCATCGCCACCGAACGAGCCAAGCGTCCGGAAGAGATGGCCATCCTACACGAAGTCAAGCCCTTGCCGAGTTATGTCGCGGCTTGCCCATTCTGTCCGGGTAACGAGCGCCTTGCGCCTCCCGAGGTGTGTCACATGGACGGCCCGGATGGCGCTTGGCAGTTGCGCGTCATTCCGAACAAGTTTGCGGCTCTGGCGCGCGAGGGAGAACCGAGGCGCGTAATCTCGCGGTCGCACCGAACGATGAATGGTGTCGGCATCCACGACGTTATCGTCGAAGCGCGTGACCACAACGCCAACACTGCGTTTTTATCAGACGAGCATGTGGCGAACATTCTGCGCTGTTACCGCGAGCGCTATCTGCAGGTCAGCCAGGACCTTCGGGTCACGCACGTGACGATCTTTAAGAATCACGGTCTCGCAGCGGGCACAAGCCTGGAGCATCCGCATTCGCAGTTGATCGCGACGCCTGTCATATCGCACCAGGTGCGCAACCGGATTTACGAGGCGCTTCGCCACTATGACGAGTTCGGCGAATGCATTTTCTGCGAGGTGCTCAACGAGGAGTTGGAAGAAGAAACGCGGGTTGTGGTCGCGACAGAGCACTTCGTGGCGTTAGAGCAGTTCGCGTCGCCAACGCCGTTTGCTACACACATCTATCCGCGCCGCCACATGGCCAGCTTCGGTGCGATCAACGATCTCGAAGTGACAGACCTTGGGCGAGTGCTGCGCACCGTTCTGGCCAAGCTTTATGTAGGGCTTCAGAATCCCGACTATAACTACACCATTCGTTCCGCACCCGCTGAAAACGTGGGTGTGAAGTACTACCACTGGTACCTGAGCATCATCCCGCGACTGACGCGCGTCGCCGGCTTTGAGTTGGGCTCCGGCATGTTCATCAACACCGTGTTGCCGGAGGCCGCTGCGGAATTCCTGCGCAACTTGCCGATTGTCCATCGATGA
- the lysC gene encoding lysine-sensitive aspartokinase 3, producing MIVMKFGGTSVENAEAIDRACAIVKGRAARRPVVVVSAMAKVTDTLLAMGRAAGASDREKAIELSRGLRERHYNTASELLRTAVFTQFHEILECEFDSLDELLRGISAVGELTPRTSDYVVAYGERLSSKLVTAAFSARGLNATLVDARQVMITDAQHTRAIPQVDTVDDRVQTIIKPLLDEGRIPVMGGFIGATRDGVQTTIGRGGSDFSAALIGSALNAESIEIWTDVDGMKTTDPNICPDAHRIKVISFEEAAELAYFGAKVLHPATVLPAVQKNIPVYVLNSRNPKNEGTLVVAIAPKSKSIFKAIAAKKRITIVDVVAARMLMAHGFLRTIFEVFDRHRCPVDVVSTSEVSVSLTVDSNEAIPAIAADLEKIADVKYSGRKAIVCLVGENIREKPGIAGQVFSAIEDINVRMISQGASEINITFVIDEADVPETVRRLHQQFFANPDPETFD from the coding sequence ATGATTGTGATGAAATTCGGCGGCACGTCCGTCGAAAATGCCGAGGCTATCGACCGCGCGTGCGCCATTGTGAAGGGCAGAGCCGCGCGGCGTCCGGTCGTTGTCGTAAGCGCAATGGCCAAAGTGACGGACACGCTACTTGCCATGGGGCGCGCCGCCGGCGCTAGCGACCGGGAGAAGGCGATCGAACTCTCGCGAGGACTGCGCGAGCGTCACTACAACACGGCAAGCGAACTGCTCAGGACGGCCGTGTTCACCCAGTTCCACGAAATCCTGGAATGTGAGTTTGATTCGCTGGATGAGCTCCTGCGGGGCATATCGGCCGTCGGAGAACTGACGCCGCGCACGTCCGACTACGTAGTGGCTTATGGCGAGCGCCTCTCCAGCAAGCTGGTGACTGCCGCATTCTCCGCGCGCGGGCTGAATGCGACACTGGTGGATGCGCGTCAGGTCATGATCACCGACGCGCAGCACACGCGCGCCATCCCGCAGGTTGACACTGTCGACGATCGCGTACAGACAATCATCAAGCCGCTGCTCGACGAGGGCCGGATTCCTGTGATGGGCGGTTTCATTGGCGCAACGCGTGACGGTGTGCAGACAACCATCGGACGCGGCGGGTCAGATTTTTCGGCTGCGCTGATCGGCTCCGCCCTCAACGCCGAGTCCATAGAGATATGGACCGACGTGGATGGCATGAAGACGACCGATCCGAACATCTGCCCGGACGCGCACCGGATCAAGGTCATCAGCTTCGAAGAGGCCGCCGAACTGGCCTACTTCGGGGCGAAGGTGCTGCACCCTGCGACCGTTCTGCCTGCGGTGCAGAAGAATATCCCTGTGTACGTTCTCAACTCGCGGAATCCGAAGAACGAGGGCACGCTGGTTGTCGCAATCGCGCCCAAGTCGAAGAGTATCTTCAAGGCCATTGCCGCCAAGAAGCGCATCACGATTGTCGATGTGGTCGCGGCTCGCATGTTGATGGCGCACGGATTCCTGCGCACAATTTTTGAAGTGTTTGATAGGCATCGCTGCCCGGTCGACGTGGTCTCGACTTCGGAGGTCAGCGTCTCACTCACCGTCGACTCCAACGAAGCGATTCCCGCCATCGCCGCCGACCTGGAGAAAATTGCCGACGTGAAGTATTCCGGACGCAAGGCAATCGTCTGCCTGGTGGGCGAGAATATTCGCGAAAAGCCAGGCATCGCGGGACAGGTTTTTTCGGCCATCGAGGACATCAACGTCCGCATGATTTCGCAGGGAGCGTCGGAAATTAACATTACGTTCGTCATCGACGAGGCCGATGTGCCGGAGACGGTCCGCCGCCTGCACCAGCAGTTCTTCGCCAATCCAGACCCGGAGACGTTCGATTAG
- a CDS encoding dihydrodipicolinate reductase C-terminal domain-containing protein, with the protein MNFVLVGAGKTGSLVAEIARERGHNVRIVEQEENENGAALTRESLSGVDAVIDFTTPQAVIANIEACARAGANMVVGTTGWYEHIPQVRQLVSTSGTGFIFASNFSIGVNLFFQMVRTAAAAMKHNYEATILERHHVHKKDSPSGTAVTIQQIMEQHGGSKVEIASIREGETVGMHVLMLDSPADSIMLTHDAKNRRGFAEGALRAAEWIAGRQGFYEFKDIFDQL; encoded by the coding sequence ATGAACTTCGTCCTTGTGGGTGCGGGAAAGACAGGATCGCTTGTCGCGGAAATTGCGCGGGAACGCGGACACAACGTGCGGATCGTGGAACAGGAAGAGAATGAGAACGGCGCTGCGCTGACTCGCGAGTCGCTCTCCGGCGTAGATGCCGTCATTGACTTCACAACGCCCCAGGCCGTTATCGCCAACATTGAAGCGTGTGCTCGTGCGGGCGCGAACATGGTCGTCGGCACTACCGGTTGGTACGAACACATTCCGCAGGTGAGGCAACTCGTCTCCACGAGCGGCACGGGATTCATCTTCGCCTCGAACTTCTCTATCGGCGTGAACCTGTTCTTCCAGATGGTGCGCACGGCCGCTGCGGCGATGAAACACAACTACGAAGCGACCATTCTCGAACGGCATCACGTTCACAAGAAAGACTCTCCGTCAGGCACGGCGGTGACAATTCAGCAGATCATGGAGCAGCACGGCGGCAGCAAGGTTGAGATTGCGTCGATTCGCGAAGGCGAAACGGTTGGGATGCACGTTCTCATGCTCGATTCCCCTGCCGACAGCATCATGCTCACGCACGATGCCAAAAATCGTCGCGGCTTCGCCGAAGGTGCGTTGCGGGCGGCTGAGTGGATTGCCGGACGCCAGGGCTTCTACGAGTTCAAGGACATCTTCGACCAGTTGTAG
- a CDS encoding shikimate kinase, whose product MCPASQVRHQRRVVFLVGFMGSGKTTVGAALAERLGWRFIDLDTQIEAREQKSVADIFQGGEQAFRRAEADALSALLGALNDGDPTVVALGGGAFAQPQNQELLGKCGAPIIHLDASADELLERCRMAGPERPLFRDESQFRLLYEERRPHYLQATFHLQTTRKSVAEVVRELESLVAELA is encoded by the coding sequence GTGTGTCCGGCGTCACAAGTCCGTCATCAGCGTCGCGTTGTATTCCTCGTCGGCTTCATGGGATCGGGCAAGACGACGGTGGGCGCTGCGCTCGCCGAACGCCTCGGCTGGCGCTTTATCGACCTGGACACCCAGATTGAAGCGCGCGAACAAAAGTCGGTGGCAGACATCTTCCAAGGCGGCGAACAGGCGTTTCGGCGCGCAGAGGCGGATGCGTTGTCTGCATTGCTAGGCGCGTTGAACGACGGCGACCCGACGGTGGTTGCGCTCGGCGGAGGTGCATTCGCGCAACCGCAGAACCAGGAACTGCTCGGGAAATGTGGCGCACCAATAATCCATCTCGACGCATCCGCGGACGAACTTCTCGAACGTTGTCGCATGGCCGGGCCGGAGCGCCCTCTGTTCAGGGATGAATCACAGTTCCGCCTGCTATACGAAGAACGGCGGCCGCACTATCTGCAGGCGACCTTTCACCTGCAAACGACCCGGAAGAGCGTCGCCGAAGTCGTTCGGGAGCTTGAGTCTCTTGTGGCAGAACTGGCATGA
- a CDS encoding DUF4097 family beta strand repeat-containing protein, whose protein sequence is MGNRLTAAKLAVVALACLAAIQAPAQTRKDFKFSAAPGATLTIVNESGAVTVRAWAGRQVAIAATTYSDKVEIDQNQSGTRIEVRTHLLQPKLDTDQSRVDYEISVPPDVALNIRSSNGPIAAERMRGDINLEGDTAQIDVRESGYGHVHVRTMGGPVRLVNVANAHVEITSVSGNVELTNVDGPRVEVNTTNGKIAYSGDFGREGDYTFTSHSGDIDVTLPASASVDITARSVKGSVQNDFPFQPKQHTSFAANTRAFAGTSNSGSSSVQLRSFSGTIRVKKQ, encoded by the coding sequence ATGGGAAATAGGCTTACGGCTGCGAAGCTGGCTGTTGTCGCCCTGGCGTGCCTTGCTGCGATCCAGGCACCGGCTCAAACCCGTAAGGATTTCAAGTTCTCTGCCGCGCCCGGCGCGACCCTCACAATCGTGAACGAGTCCGGTGCCGTGACGGTGCGTGCATGGGCGGGACGCCAGGTAGCGATCGCTGCAACGACGTACTCCGATAAAGTCGAGATCGACCAGAACCAGTCCGGAACCCGTATTGAAGTTCGCACCCACCTGTTACAGCCCAAGCTTGACACAGACCAGTCACGTGTCGACTACGAGATTTCCGTGCCGCCGGATGTGGCCCTGAACATCCGTTCCTCAAATGGCCCCATTGCGGCCGAACGCATGCGCGGAGACATCAACCTTGAAGGCGACACCGCCCAGATTGACGTCCGCGAGTCCGGCTATGGTCATGTGCACGTGCGCACGATGGGCGGTCCAGTGCGGCTTGTGAACGTTGCGAACGCGCACGTTGAGATCACCTCCGTTTCCGGAAACGTGGAGCTTACAAACGTCGACGGTCCACGTGTGGAAGTGAACACCACGAACGGGAAAATCGCTTACTCCGGCGACTTCGGCCGGGAAGGTGATTACACGTTCACCAGCCACTCAGGCGACATCGATGTCACGTTACCGGCCAGCGCCTCGGTTGACATTACCGCGCGGTCGGTCAAGGGCAGCGTGCAGAACGACTTTCCTTTCCAGCCTAAGCAGCACACGTCCTTCGCTGCCAATACACGCGCTTTTGCCGGCACGTCCAACTCGGGCTCCTCTTCGGTTCAGCTCCGTTCTTTCAGTGGTACAATCCGCGTCAAGAAGCAGTAA